From Acinonyx jubatus isolate Ajub_Pintada_27869175 chromosome B2, VMU_Ajub_asm_v1.0, whole genome shotgun sequence, a single genomic window includes:
- the AGPAT1 gene encoding 1-acyl-sn-glycerol-3-phosphate acyltransferase alpha isoform X2 has product MGKGRNTAPRDTQAVCAERELEEKKDAAGAREGQRRRQSPAERSRGGATKSPLVDAAKRCVARMELWPGIWPVLLLLFLLLLFLLPTLWFCSPSAKYFFKMAFYNGWILFLAVLAIPVCAVRGRNVENMKILRLMLLHIKYLYGIRVEVRGAHHFPPSQPYVVVSNHQSSLDLLGMMEVLPGRCVPIAKRELLWAGSAGLACWLAGVIFIDRKRTGDAISVMSEVAQTLLTQDVRVWVFPEGTRNHNGSMLPFKRGAFHLAVQAQSCPPIKTSIARRSVASLRGDVRYGCCPQCPQKG; this is encoded by the exons ATGGGCAAAGGAAGGAATACAGCACCAAGGGACACACAAGCCGTGTGTGCTGAAAGggaattggaggaaaaaaaggatgcAGCTGGAGCCAGAGAAGGCCAGAGGCGGAGGCAGAGCCCAGCGGAGCGCTCGCGGGGCGGAGCTACCAAGAGCCCACTGGTCGATGCGGCGAAAAGATGC GTGGCCAGAATGGAGTTGTGGCCGGGGATATGGcctgtgctgctgctgctcttcCTGCTGCTGCTCTTCCTGCTGCCCACCCTGTGGTTCTGCAGCCCCAGTGCCAAATACTTCTTCAAGATGGCCTTCTACAATGGCTGGATCCTCTTCCTGGCGGTGCTCGCCATCCCTGTGTGTGCTGTGCGAGGACGCAACGTTGAGAACATGAA GATCTTGCGTCTGATGCTGCTCCACATCAAATACCTGTATGGGATCCGAGTGGAGGTGCGTGGGGCCCACCACTTCCCTCCCTCACAGCCCTACGTCGTGGTCTCCAACCACCAGAGCTCACTCGACCTGCTTG GGATGATGGAGGTACTGCCAGGCCGCTGTGTGCCCATTGCCAAGCGTGAGCTGCTGTGGGCTGGCTCTGCTGGACTGGCCTGCTGGCTGGCAGGAGTCATCTTCATCGACCGGAAGCGCACTGGGGATGCCATCAGTGTCATGTCTGAAGTTGCCCAGACCCTGCTCACCCAGGAC GTGCGGGTCTGGGTTTTTCCAGAGGGCACGAGAAACCACAATGGCTCCATGCTGCCCTTCAAACGTGGCGCCTTCCACCTTGCAGTACAGGCCCAG TCATGTCCTCCTATCAAGACTTCTATTGCAAGAAGGAGCGTCGCTTCACTTCGG GGCGATGTCAGGTACGGGTGCTGCCCCCAGTGCCCACAGAAGGGCTGA
- the AGPAT1 gene encoding 1-acyl-sn-glycerol-3-phosphate acyltransferase alpha isoform X1, translated as MGKGRNTAPRDTQAVCAERELEEKKDAAGAREGQRRRQSPAERSRGGATKSPLVDAAKRCVARMELWPGIWPVLLLLFLLLLFLLPTLWFCSPSAKYFFKMAFYNGWILFLAVLAIPVCAVRGRNVENMKILRLMLLHIKYLYGIRVEVRGAHHFPPSQPYVVVSNHQSSLDLLGMMEVLPGRCVPIAKRELLWAGSAGLACWLAGVIFIDRKRTGDAISVMSEVAQTLLTQDVRVWVFPEGTRNHNGSMLPFKRGAFHLAVQAQVPIVPIVMSSYQDFYCKKERRFTSGRCQVRVLPPVPTEGLTPDDVPALADRVRHSMLTVFREISTDGRGGGDCLKKPGGVGDARL; from the exons ATGGGCAAAGGAAGGAATACAGCACCAAGGGACACACAAGCCGTGTGTGCTGAAAGggaattggaggaaaaaaaggatgcAGCTGGAGCCAGAGAAGGCCAGAGGCGGAGGCAGAGCCCAGCGGAGCGCTCGCGGGGCGGAGCTACCAAGAGCCCACTGGTCGATGCGGCGAAAAGATGC GTGGCCAGAATGGAGTTGTGGCCGGGGATATGGcctgtgctgctgctgctcttcCTGCTGCTGCTCTTCCTGCTGCCCACCCTGTGGTTCTGCAGCCCCAGTGCCAAATACTTCTTCAAGATGGCCTTCTACAATGGCTGGATCCTCTTCCTGGCGGTGCTCGCCATCCCTGTGTGTGCTGTGCGAGGACGCAACGTTGAGAACATGAA GATCTTGCGTCTGATGCTGCTCCACATCAAATACCTGTATGGGATCCGAGTGGAGGTGCGTGGGGCCCACCACTTCCCTCCCTCACAGCCCTACGTCGTGGTCTCCAACCACCAGAGCTCACTCGACCTGCTTG GGATGATGGAGGTACTGCCAGGCCGCTGTGTGCCCATTGCCAAGCGTGAGCTGCTGTGGGCTGGCTCTGCTGGACTGGCCTGCTGGCTGGCAGGAGTCATCTTCATCGACCGGAAGCGCACTGGGGATGCCATCAGTGTCATGTCTGAAGTTGCCCAGACCCTGCTCACCCAGGAC GTGCGGGTCTGGGTTTTTCCAGAGGGCACGAGAAACCACAATGGCTCCATGCTGCCCTTCAAACGTGGCGCCTTCCACCTTGCAGTACAGGCCCAG gttCCCATTGTCCCCATAGTCATGTCCTCCTATCAAGACTTCTATTGCAAGAAGGAGCGTCGCTTCACTTCGG GGCGATGTCAGGTACGGGTGCTGCCCCCAGTGCCCACAGAAGGGCTGACACCAGATGACGTCCCAGCTCTGGCTGACAGAGTCCGGCACTCCATGCTCACCGTTTTCCGGGAAATCTCCACTGATGGCCGGGGCGGTGGTGACTGTCTGAAGAAGCCTGGAGGGGTGGGCGACGCCCGGCTCTGA
- the AGPAT1 gene encoding 1-acyl-sn-glycerol-3-phosphate acyltransferase alpha isoform X3 yields the protein MELWPGIWPVLLLLFLLLLFLLPTLWFCSPSAKYFFKMAFYNGWILFLAVLAIPVCAVRGRNVENMKILRLMLLHIKYLYGIRVEVRGAHHFPPSQPYVVVSNHQSSLDLLGMMEVLPGRCVPIAKRELLWAGSAGLACWLAGVIFIDRKRTGDAISVMSEVAQTLLTQDVRVWVFPEGTRNHNGSMLPFKRGAFHLAVQAQVPIVPIVMSSYQDFYCKKERRFTSGRCQVRVLPPVPTEGLTPDDVPALADRVRHSMLTVFREISTDGRGGGDCLKKPGGVGDARL from the exons ATGGAGTTGTGGCCGGGGATATGGcctgtgctgctgctgctcttcCTGCTGCTGCTCTTCCTGCTGCCCACCCTGTGGTTCTGCAGCCCCAGTGCCAAATACTTCTTCAAGATGGCCTTCTACAATGGCTGGATCCTCTTCCTGGCGGTGCTCGCCATCCCTGTGTGTGCTGTGCGAGGACGCAACGTTGAGAACATGAA GATCTTGCGTCTGATGCTGCTCCACATCAAATACCTGTATGGGATCCGAGTGGAGGTGCGTGGGGCCCACCACTTCCCTCCCTCACAGCCCTACGTCGTGGTCTCCAACCACCAGAGCTCACTCGACCTGCTTG GGATGATGGAGGTACTGCCAGGCCGCTGTGTGCCCATTGCCAAGCGTGAGCTGCTGTGGGCTGGCTCTGCTGGACTGGCCTGCTGGCTGGCAGGAGTCATCTTCATCGACCGGAAGCGCACTGGGGATGCCATCAGTGTCATGTCTGAAGTTGCCCAGACCCTGCTCACCCAGGAC GTGCGGGTCTGGGTTTTTCCAGAGGGCACGAGAAACCACAATGGCTCCATGCTGCCCTTCAAACGTGGCGCCTTCCACCTTGCAGTACAGGCCCAG gttCCCATTGTCCCCATAGTCATGTCCTCCTATCAAGACTTCTATTGCAAGAAGGAGCGTCGCTTCACTTCGG GGCGATGTCAGGTACGGGTGCTGCCCCCAGTGCCCACAGAAGGGCTGACACCAGATGACGTCCCAGCTCTGGCTGACAGAGTCCGGCACTCCATGCTCACCGTTTTCCGGGAAATCTCCACTGATGGCCGGGGCGGTGGTGACTGTCTGAAGAAGCCTGGAGGGGTGGGCGACGCCCGGCTCTGA
- the EGFL8 gene encoding epidermal growth factor-like protein 8 isoform X1, with product MGSRDEPCSLLGGLSFLLLLMSVQGAKGGSLKESQGVCSRQMLVVPLHYNESYSQPVYKPYLTVCDGRRICSTYRTTYRVAWREVRREVPQTHVVCCQGWKKRHPGALTCDAICAKPCQNRGVCVRPEQCECAPGWGGKHCHVDVDECRTGVALCSHRCLNTAGSFTCGCPQGLVLGLDRRTCTEGAPEPPTGANILSVAVREAEQDEHALRQEIWELQGRLERLEQWAGQAGAWVRAMLPMPPEELQPEQVAELWGRGDRIESLSDQVLLLEERLGACSCEDNSLGSGLNLNRRPIRNPSRAPAP from the exons ATGGGGTCCAGGGATGAACCGTGCAGTCTCTTAGGCGGACTCTCATTCCTCCTGCTACTGATGTCAGTCCAGGGGGCCAAGGGTGGATCCCTCAAAGAGAG CCAGGGGGTCTGCTCCAGGCAGATGCTCGTGGTCCCCCTCCATTACAACGAGTCCTACAGCCAACCAGTGTATAAGCCCTACCTGACCGTGTGTGATGGAAGACGCATCTGCAGCACCTACAG GACCACATACCGTGTGGCgtggagggaggtgaggagggaggtgCCGCAGACCCACGTCGTGTGCTGCCAAGGCTGGAAGAAGCGGCATCCGGGGGCCCTCACCTGTGATG CCATTTGTGCCAAGCCGTGTCAGAACCGAGGCGTCTGCGTTAGGCCAGAGCAGTGCGAGTGCGCCCCAGGCTGGGGTGGGAAGCACTGTCATGTGG ACGTGGATGAATGTAGGACTGGTGTTGCCCTCTGCTCGCACCGTTGCCTCAATACCGCAGGCAGCTTCACTTGTGGCTGTCCTCAAGGCCTGGTGCTGGGTCTGGACAGGCGCACCTGCACAGAGGGCGCCCCGGAGCCCCCAACTGGTGCCAACATCCTCAGTGTGGCAG TTCGGGAAGCAGAACAAGATGAGCATGCCCTGAGACAGGAGATTTGGGAGCTTCAAGGGCGCCTGGAGCGGCTGGAGCAG TGGGCAGGTCAGGCCGGGGCCTGGGTCCGAGCCATGCTGCCCATGCCACCTGAAGAGCTACAGCCGGAACAGGTGGCAGAGCTATGGGGCCGCGGCGACAGGATCGAGTCTCTCAGCGACCAAGTGCTGCTGCTGGAGGAGAGGCTAGGTGCCT GCTCCTGTGAGGACAACAGCCTGGGCTCAGGCCTCAATCTCAATCGGCGGCCAATAAGGAACCCCTCCAGAGCCCCTGCCCCCTAA
- the EGFL8 gene encoding epidermal growth factor-like protein 8 isoform X2: MEDASAAPTEPGLCSRTTYRVAWREVRREVPQTHVVCCQGWKKRHPGALTCDAICAKPCQNRGVCVRPEQCECAPGWGGKHCHVDVDECRTGVALCSHRCLNTAGSFTCGCPQGLVLGLDRRTCTEGAPEPPTGANILSVAVREAEQDEHALRQEIWELQGRLERLEQWAGQAGAWVRAMLPMPPEELQPEQVAELWGRGDRIESLSDQVLLLEERLGACSCEDNSLGSGLNLNRRPIRNPSRAPAP; the protein is encoded by the exons ATGGAAGACGCATCTGCAGCACCTACAG AGCCGGGTCTATGTTCCAGGACCACATACCGTGTGGCgtggagggaggtgaggagggaggtgCCGCAGACCCACGTCGTGTGCTGCCAAGGCTGGAAGAAGCGGCATCCGGGGGCCCTCACCTGTGATG CCATTTGTGCCAAGCCGTGTCAGAACCGAGGCGTCTGCGTTAGGCCAGAGCAGTGCGAGTGCGCCCCAGGCTGGGGTGGGAAGCACTGTCATGTGG ACGTGGATGAATGTAGGACTGGTGTTGCCCTCTGCTCGCACCGTTGCCTCAATACCGCAGGCAGCTTCACTTGTGGCTGTCCTCAAGGCCTGGTGCTGGGTCTGGACAGGCGCACCTGCACAGAGGGCGCCCCGGAGCCCCCAACTGGTGCCAACATCCTCAGTGTGGCAG TTCGGGAAGCAGAACAAGATGAGCATGCCCTGAGACAGGAGATTTGGGAGCTTCAAGGGCGCCTGGAGCGGCTGGAGCAG TGGGCAGGTCAGGCCGGGGCCTGGGTCCGAGCCATGCTGCCCATGCCACCTGAAGAGCTACAGCCGGAACAGGTGGCAGAGCTATGGGGCCGCGGCGACAGGATCGAGTCTCTCAGCGACCAAGTGCTGCTGCTGGAGGAGAGGCTAGGTGCCT GCTCCTGTGAGGACAACAGCCTGGGCTCAGGCCTCAATCTCAATCGGCGGCCAATAAGGAACCCCTCCAGAGCCCCTGCCCCCTAA
- the PPT2 gene encoding lysosomal thioesterase PPT2 isoform X1: protein MKSCGSMLGLRGLRLPPAGILLLLPFLPLLLLPAAPAPHRAPYKPVIVVHGLFDSSYSFRHLLEYINETHPGTVVTVLDLFDGRESLRPLWEQVQGFGEAVAPIMAKAPQGVHLICYSQGGLVCRALLSVMDEHNVDSFISLSSPQMGQYGDTDYLKWLFPTSMRSNLYRICYSPWGQEFSICNYWHDPHHDDLYLNASSFLALINGERDHPNATAWRKNFLRVGRLVLIGGPDDGVITPWQSSFFGFYDANETVLEMEEQPVYLRDSFGLKTLLARGAIVRCPMAGISHTAWHSNRTLYETCIEPWLS, encoded by the exons ATGAAGAGTT GCGGGAGCATGCTGGGGCTCAGGGGGCTGCGGCTGCCCCCGGCTGGGATCCTGCTCCTGTTGCCGTtcctgccgctgctgctgctgcccgcAGCCCCCGCGCCCCATCGCGCTCCCTACAAGCCGGTCATCGTGGTGCACGGGCTCTTTGACAGCTCGTACAGCTTCCGCCACCTGCTGGAATATATCAACGAG ACACACCCCGGGACTGTGGTGACAGTGCTCGATCTCTTCGATGGGAGAGAGAGCTTGCGACCCTTGTGGGAACAGGTGCAAGGGTTCGGAGAGGCTGTGGCCCCCATCATGGCAAAGGCCCCTCAAGGGGTGCATCTCATCTGCTACTCGCAGG GGGGCCTGGTGTGCCGGGCACTGCTCTCTGTCATGGATGAGCACAATGTGGattctttcatctctctctcctctccacaaATGGGACAGTATGGAG ATACAGACTATTTGAAGTGGCTCTTCCCTACCTCCATGAGGTCTAACCTCTATCGGATCTGCTATAGCCCCTGGGGCCAGGAATTCTCCATCTGCAACTACTGGCACG ACCCCCACCATGATGACTTGTACCTCAACGCCAGCAGCTTTCTGGCCCTGATCAATGGGGAAAGAGATCATCCCAATGCCACTG CATGGAGGAAGAACTTTCTTCGTGTGGGCCGCCTGGTGCTGATTGGGGGCCCTGATGATGGTGTTATTACCCCCTGGCAGTCCAG CTTCTTTGGTTTCTATGATGCAAATGAGACGGTCTTGGAGATGGAGGAGCAACCG GTTTATCTGCGGGATTCTTTTGGGTTGAAGACTCTCTTGGCTCGGGGAGCCATAGTGAGGTGTCCGATGGCTGGGATCTCCCATACGGCCTGGCACTCCAACCGTACCCTTTATGAGACCTGCATTGAACCTTGGCTCTCCTGA
- the PPT2 gene encoding lysosomal thioesterase PPT2 isoform X2, producing MLGLRGLRLPPAGILLLLPFLPLLLLPAAPAPHRAPYKPVIVVHGLFDSSYSFRHLLEYINETHPGTVVTVLDLFDGRESLRPLWEQVQGFGEAVAPIMAKAPQGVHLICYSQGGLVCRALLSVMDEHNVDSFISLSSPQMGQYGDTDYLKWLFPTSMRSNLYRICYSPWGQEFSICNYWHDPHHDDLYLNASSFLALINGERDHPNATAWRKNFLRVGRLVLIGGPDDGVITPWQSSFFGFYDANETVLEMEEQPVYLRDSFGLKTLLARGAIVRCPMAGISHTAWHSNRTLYETCIEPWLS from the exons ATGCTGGGGCTCAGGGGGCTGCGGCTGCCCCCGGCTGGGATCCTGCTCCTGTTGCCGTtcctgccgctgctgctgctgcccgcAGCCCCCGCGCCCCATCGCGCTCCCTACAAGCCGGTCATCGTGGTGCACGGGCTCTTTGACAGCTCGTACAGCTTCCGCCACCTGCTGGAATATATCAACGAG ACACACCCCGGGACTGTGGTGACAGTGCTCGATCTCTTCGATGGGAGAGAGAGCTTGCGACCCTTGTGGGAACAGGTGCAAGGGTTCGGAGAGGCTGTGGCCCCCATCATGGCAAAGGCCCCTCAAGGGGTGCATCTCATCTGCTACTCGCAGG GGGGCCTGGTGTGCCGGGCACTGCTCTCTGTCATGGATGAGCACAATGTGGattctttcatctctctctcctctccacaaATGGGACAGTATGGAG ATACAGACTATTTGAAGTGGCTCTTCCCTACCTCCATGAGGTCTAACCTCTATCGGATCTGCTATAGCCCCTGGGGCCAGGAATTCTCCATCTGCAACTACTGGCACG ACCCCCACCATGATGACTTGTACCTCAACGCCAGCAGCTTTCTGGCCCTGATCAATGGGGAAAGAGATCATCCCAATGCCACTG CATGGAGGAAGAACTTTCTTCGTGTGGGCCGCCTGGTGCTGATTGGGGGCCCTGATGATGGTGTTATTACCCCCTGGCAGTCCAG CTTCTTTGGTTTCTATGATGCAAATGAGACGGTCTTGGAGATGGAGGAGCAACCG GTTTATCTGCGGGATTCTTTTGGGTTGAAGACTCTCTTGGCTCGGGGAGCCATAGTGAGGTGTCCGATGGCTGGGATCTCCCATACGGCCTGGCACTCCAACCGTACCCTTTATGAGACCTGCATTGAACCTTGGCTCTCCTGA